The proteins below are encoded in one region of Candidatus Latescibacter sp.:
- the holA gene encoding DNA polymerase III subunit delta, with protein sequence MNGTEILREVRVIVLAGEEFQRLERLSALIEETVDKATRDFNYDSLWPEDFKKNRGPRKSEDLWGDNEDSKRDNGVGRFSSLLQTYPMMAERRVIVFRFFDDLHPEIRKKICALLQRTPETTLVILEGEKISLSPKPSSVSYREETFKQIYDNKLPDWIRKQFAKRGKKITEDAIALMINNVGSVLGELNKEIEKVVVAVEDKNPVTVTDVEKIVGTFRRYTTYALCNAVGAGDFGEAAHVLTNLMETEKNKETWYITLLASHLMKIAEYNAQIKAGTPPGQAMKVLTASEFLWKTNKYGIQVKNFGWQEVRRALIRLADTDSSLKKSSLDHRLIMELMLPFIMPGHKITL encoded by the coding sequence ATGAACGGAACAGAAATTCTTCGTGAAGTACGGGTAATTGTTCTGGCCGGGGAGGAATTTCAGCGACTGGAGAGGCTCTCTGCGCTGATCGAAGAAACGGTGGACAAGGCGACCCGTGATTTCAATTATGACAGCCTGTGGCCGGAGGATTTTAAAAAAAATCGGGGTCCCCGCAAGTCCGAGGACTTGTGGGGTGATAATGAGGATTCCAAGAGGGATAACGGAGTAGGCAGATTCTCTTCACTTCTTCAAACATATCCGATGATGGCTGAACGAAGGGTAATTGTTTTTAGGTTTTTTGATGATCTCCATCCGGAAATCCGCAAGAAAATATGCGCGCTTCTCCAGAGAACGCCGGAAACTACCCTGGTAATTCTTGAAGGAGAAAAAATTTCTCTTTCCCCCAAACCCTCAAGCGTTAGCTACCGTGAGGAAACATTCAAACAGATATATGACAATAAACTACCCGACTGGATTCGTAAACAGTTTGCCAAACGCGGGAAGAAAATCACTGAGGATGCTATTGCCCTCATGATTAATAATGTAGGCAGTGTTCTTGGCGAACTGAATAAAGAAATAGAAAAGGTTGTAGTTGCAGTCGAGGACAAAAATCCGGTGACTGTAACGGATGTGGAAAAGATTGTGGGGACGTTCAGGAGATATACCACGTATGCCCTCTGCAACGCGGTTGGCGCCGGTGATTTTGGCGAAGCGGCTCATGTTCTCACGAACCTTATGGAAACGGAGAAGAACAAGGAAACATGGTACATTACTCTTCTCGCTTCTCACCTCATGAAAATTGCCGAATACAATGCTCAGATAAAAGCCGGAACGCCTCCTGGACAAGCTATGAAGGTGCTCACAGCAAGCGAATTTCTCTGGAAAACAAATAAGTATGGCATACAGGTCAAAAATTTTGGCTGGCAGGAAGTACGCCGCGCCCTCATCCGGCTGGCCGATACGGATTCGTCTCTCAAGAAGAGCAGTCTGGATCACCGGCTGATCATGGAACTTATGCTTCCGTTCATCATGCCAGGTCATAAAATTACTTTGTGA